DNA sequence from the Pirellulales bacterium genome:
CCTGATGGTCGACCTTCGCCCGGGTGATATCGAACCGCTCGGGGTCGTCGTAGACCGCCTCGTCGCGGTTGCCCGAGACGAACCAGAGCACGACCTTGTCGCCGGCGCGGATCGTCCGGCCGTGCAGCTCGACATCGCGCAGCGCCGTCCGGCGAAAGTGGGCGAACGCCGGAAAGCAACGCAGCATCTCCTCGATCGCCGACGGGATGCGCTCGGGTTCGCGACGCAGCAAAGCCAATTGGTCGGAGTGCTCGATCAGGGCGTGCATACCGCTGGTGAACACGCTCTTGGTGCTGTCGGTGCCGGCCGAGAAGAGCAGGCCGAACATCATCAGCAATTCCATGTCGTCGAGCCGATCGCCGGCGATTTCGGCCAAGGCCAAGGCACTCAGCAGGTCGCCGGTGGCCTGTGAACGGCGCTCGGAGATCAGCGCGTGCAAGATCGGCGCGGCTTCAGCCAGCGCGTCCTGAACCTGCGTCCACTCCTGTCGCAAGTCGGCATCGT
Encoded proteins:
- a CDS encoding cytochrome P450, translated to MISMDPPRHDRVKALFQKAFTPKRIAEQEPLIRDATRAALGRIAARGHGGLVRDVGAPVTARVIGALLGTPPELDPKLVEWANVGLGYDDADLRQEWTQVQDALAEAAPILHALISERRSQATGDLLSALALAEIAGDRLDDMELLMMFGLLFSAGTDSTKSVFTSGMHALIEHSDQLALLRREPERIPSAIEEMLRCFPAFAHFRRTALRDVELHGRTIRAGDKVVLWFVSGNRDEAVYDDPERFDITRAKVDHQAFGAGGRHFCLGAPLARLELKVLFEETLAWLDELELDTAPQRTRGVFLNQFKSLPVRFRARLD